One genomic window of Manihot esculenta cultivar AM560-2 chromosome 16, M.esculenta_v8, whole genome shotgun sequence includes the following:
- the LOC110604189 gene encoding aldehyde dehydrogenase family 2 member C4 gives MASQGNGSSDESIFKTPTIKFTKLFINGEFVDSVSGKTFETIDPRNGEVIARIAEGDKEDIDVAVKAARHAFDHGPWPRLPGVARARIMHKFADLIEENVEELAALDTVDAGKLFSAGKALDIPHVASLLRYYAGAADKIHGEVLKMSRELQGYTLLEPIGVVGHIIPWNFPSTIFFMKVAPALAAGCTMIVKPAEQTPLSALYYAHLSKLAGIPDGVINVVTGFGPTAGAALSCHMDVDKVSFTGSTEVGHKVMKAAAESNLKQVSLELGGKSPLLIFDDADVDKAAELALLGVLYNKGEICVASSRVFVQEGIYDELVKKLIEKAKNCVIGDPFDSKTQLGPQVDKQQFEKILSYIEHGKREGATLLTGGKPSRNKGYFLQPTIFSDVKEDMLIAKDEIFGPVMSLMKFKTIDEAIKCANNTRYGLAAGIVTKNLDVANTVSRSIRAGIIWINCYFAFDNDCPYGGYKMSGFGRDFGIEALHKFLQVKSVVTPIYNSPWL, from the exons ATGGCAAGTCAAGGCAATGGAAGCTCTGATGAGTCTATCTTCAAGACTCCTACCATTAAGTTTACAAAGCTGTTCATTAATGGAGAATTTGTTGATTCAGTCTCAG GAAAAACGTTTGAGACGATAGACCCAAGAAATGGAGAGGTGATAGCAAGAATTGCAGAGGGAGATAAGGAAGACATAGATGTGGCTGTAAAGGCTGCTCGTCATGCATTTGACCATGGCCCATGGCCCCGCTTGCCTGGTGTT GCGAGAGCAAGGATTATGCATAAATTTGCAGATCTAATTGAAGAAAACGTAGAGGAATTAGCAGCACTGGATACTGTTGATGCTGGAAAGTTGTTCAGTGCAGGCAAAGCTCTGGACATTCCTCACGTGGCAAGCCTCCTTCGGTATTATGCAGGTGCAGCAGACAAAATCCATGGAGAAGTGTTGAAAATGTCAAGGGAGCTCCAAGGGTATACCCTGCTTGAACCCATTGGTGTTGTGGGTCATATCATCCCCTGGAACTTCCCTAGCACCATTTTTTTCATGAAAGTCGCCCCTGCCTTAGCCGCTGGCTGTACAATGATTGTCAAGCCAGCAGAGCAAACACCTCTTTCTGCTCTCTATTATGCTCATCTCTCCAAGCTG GCTGGGATTCCTGATGGAGTGATCAATGTTGTGACTGGTTTTGGACCAACAGCTGGGGCTGCCCTTTCCTGTCATATGGACGTTGATAAG GTCAGCTTTACTGGGTCTACAGAAGTTGGACATAAGGTAATGAAGGCTGCAGCAGAAAGCAATTTGAAACAGGTTTCACTTGAATTAGGAGGCAAATCACCTCTTCTGATTTTTGACGATGCTGATGTAGATAAAGCTGCTGAGCTTGCCCTCCTCGGCGTCCTGTATAATAAG GGAGAAATTTGTGTTGCAAGTTCACGGGTTTTTGTTCAAGAAGGGATTTATGATGAACTTGTAAAGAAGTTGATAGAAAAGGCAAAGAATTGTGTAATTGGAGATCCTTTTGATTCCAAAACTCAGCTAGGTCCACAG GTTGATAAGCAGCAATTTGAAAAAATTCTGTCTTACATTGAGCATGGGAAAAGAGAAGGAGCCACATTGTTAACAGGTGGTAAGCCATCAAGAAACAAAGGATATTTCCTCCAGCCCACCATTTTCAGTGATGTTAAG GAGGATATGCTCATAGCAAAGGATGAAATCTTTGGACCTGTAATGTCACTAATGAAGTTCAA GACTATCGATGAGGCAATTAAATGTGCAAACAATACAAGGTATGGGTTGGCAGCTGGGATTGTAACAAAGAACTTGGATGTGGCTAACACAGTTTCAAGATCAATCCGAGCTGGAATTATTTGGATCAATTGTTACTTTGCATTTGATAACGATTGTCCTTATGGAGGATATAAGATGAGTGGATTTGGAAGAGATTTTGGAATAGAGGCTCTTCATAAGTTTCTTCAAGTCAAATCTGTTGTAACCCCTATTTACAATTCTCCTTGGCTATGA